In the genome of Actinobacillus genomosp. 1, the window CGGTAAAGTGTAAGTTGATATCTTCCATCGGCAACACTTGTGCGTAACCGCCGCCAGCCGCACCGCCTTTCACGCCGAATACCGGACCTAATGACGGCTCACGTGCCGCAACCACAGCATTTTTACCAAGCTGGTTTAACGCATCGGTTAAACCGATAGTTACGGTGGTTTTTCCTTCGCCTGCCGGAGTTGGGTTAATGGCGGTAACTAAAATTAATTTACCGTTTTTAGCCGGTAATTTGAAAGCATCCGCCGGATTAATTTTCGCTTTATATTTGCCGTATTGTTCGATTTGATCGGCATTTAAACCTAATTTTTCCGCAATTTTATTAATAGGCTGCATAATGGCAGCTTGAGCAATTTCTACATCGCTTTTCATTCATCCTCCACAGTGGCAAACGTTTGCTTTTTTAAACCCTGCTAGAATATGCTAAAATCCGTTTAAAATAAAGAACTGTAACAGATATTTAACAAAAAAGATGACGAATCAATTAACTCCAAACTTTTGGCAAACAAAAAGCCTGATTGAAATGAATGATGCAGAATGGGAAGCATTGTGTGACGGTTGCGGAAAATGTTGTTACCGCAAATATATTCAAGGCAGAGGAAAACGAGAGCGCCTATATTACACTTCGGTCGCTTGTAATTTACTGGACGTGAATAACGGACGTTGTACCAATTATCCGAACCGTTTCAAAATTGAGCAGGATTGCACAAAATTAACCAAGAAAAATTTGCCTGATTTCGGTTGGTTGCCGAAAACCTGTGCCTACCGCTTACTTTATGAAGGTAAGTCGTTATTTGATTGGCATCCGTTGATCTCTAAAGATCCACAATCGGTAAAAAAAGCGAATATTCTCATTCCAAACGGAATTCATGAAAAAGATGTGATAGATTGGTTTGAATTTGTGATTGATGAAGTTTAAGCTAATAAGCGGTCATTTTTTGTAAAAAAATTGCAAAATATGACCGCTTGTTATTTGTATAATTTGAAAAATGATAAGAGGGCAAACACAATGAAAACAGCATTAGTTACTGGGGCAACGGCAGGATTCGGCTTAGCCATTTGTAAATTACTGATTAAATCAGGTTATAAAGTGATTGGTACCGGCAGACGTAAAGAACGTCTTGCCGAGTTACATTCGCAGTTAGGTAATAATTTTTTACCGCTTGCATTTGATGTCAGTGATGAGGAGGCTACCACTCAAGCCTTAAATAATCGCCCGGCAGGCTGGCAAGCGGTGGATTTATTAGTCAATAACGCCGGATTGGCATTAGGGTTGGAACCGGCTTATAAAACCGATTTAAAAGATTGGTATCAGATGATCGATACTAATATTAAAGGGCTAGTGACGGTTACTCGTTTGATTTTACCGGAAATGGTAGAACGTAATAGCGGGCATATTATCAATTTAGGTTCAATCGCCGGTAATTATCCTTACCCGGGCGGTAACGTTTATGGCGGCACAAAAGCCTTTGTTAAACAATTCAGCCTCAATTTACGTGCGGATTTAGCCGGTACGAAAGTACGTGTGACCAATGTAGAGCCCGGTTTATGTGGCGGTACGGAATTTTCGAATGTACGCTTTAAAGGTGATGACGATAAAGCGGCAAAAGTGTATGAAAACGTGAATTATGTCGCACCGGAAGATATTGCCAATATTGTGTTATGGCTGAATCAACAACCGGAACATGTCAATATTAATCGTATTGAAGTAATGCCGGTGGCGCAAACTTTCTCTCCACTTGCGGTGTCAAGAGGCTAATTCACTTACCAAGAGCGGTCTAAATTAGACCGCTTTTAAATTCTTAAAAGAAATTTTTACTTGCATACCGTGGAGTTATGTACTATTTTAATAGTACATAATATTTTTATAGAGAGAACACGCTATGTCAAACACACTCCTTAATCCTTACTTCGGCGAATTTGGCGGAATGTATGTTCCGGAAATTCTGGTACCGGTCTTAAAACAACTCGAAGCTGCTTTTGTTGAAGCACAAAATGATCCGTTATTCCAAGCGGAATTTACCGACTTATTGAAAAACTACGCCGGTCGCCCGACCGCATTAACGCTTTGCCGTAATCTTACCAAAGGAAGTAAAACCAAACTTTATCTTAAACGTGAAGATCTGTTACACGGCGGCGCACATAAGACTAACCAAGTATTAGGACAAGCCTTGTTGGCAAAGCGCATGGGCAAAACCCGTATTATTGCGGAAACCGGTGCCGGCCAGCATGGGGTGGCAACAGCATTAGCCTGTGCAATGTTAGATTTACCTTGTGTCATTTATATGGGCGCTAAAGATGTGGAACGCCAATCACCGAACGTATTTCGTATGCGTTTGATGGGCGCGGAAGTGATTCCGGTACAAAAAGGTTCTTGCTCATTAAAAGATGCTTGCTGTGAAGCAATGCGTGACTGGGCGGCAAACTATGAAACAACCCATTACTTAATCGGTACGGCGGCAGGCCCGCACCCGTTCCCGACAATGGTACGTGAATTTCAGAAAATGATTGGCGAAGAAACTAAACGTCAAATTTTAGAAAAAGAAAATCGCTTACCGGATGCCGTAATTGCTGCGGTTGGCGGCGGCTCGAATGCAATCGGAATGTTTGCAGATTTTATTGAGGAGAAAAGTGTACAACTGATTGGTGTAGAACCGGCTGGAAAAGGCATTGAAACCGGCGAACACGGCGCACCGCTTAAACACGGTACAACCGGCATTTATTTCGGAATGAAATCGCCGATTATGCAAACTAAAGACGGGCAAATCGAAGAATCTTATTCGATTTCAGCAGGGTTGGATTTCCCATCCGTTGGGCCTCAACACGCCTATCTAAATGCCACGGGCAGAGCGGAGTATGTCTCAATTAGCGACCAAGAAGCATTAGAGGCTTTCCAAGCACTAGCTCAGCACGAAGGGATTATTCCGGCCTTGGAAAGCTCACACGCGTTGGCTTACGCACTAAAACTGATTACACAAAATCCGGATAAAGAGCAGCTTTTGGTTGTGAATCTCTCCGGTCGTGGCGATAAAGATATTTTTACCGTAGATAAAATTTTAAATGGGGGAAACTAATATGAGCCGTTTTGATACTTTGTTTGCTAATTTAAAAGCAAAAAACGAAGGGGCATTTGTACCATTTGTTACCCTCTGTGATCCGGATTTTGATCGTTCGTTTGAAATTATCGAAACACTGATCGCCAACGGCGCAGATGCATTAGAACTTGGTTTCCCATTTTCAGATCCTTTATTGGACGGCCCGGTGATTCAAGCAGCGAATAAACGTGCATTAGACGGTAGCTACAGCACCGATGCGTGTTTTGAAATGATTGCCAAAATTCGCTCAAAATATCCTGAGATTCCTATCGGATTGTTACTGTGTGCCAATTTAGTATTTGTGCCGACTCAAGACGTATTTTTCAAGCGTTGCGCCGAAACCGGCGTTGATGCAGTGTTAATTGCTGATGTGCCGGTACTTGCCGCCGAAGAATTTACGCAAACTGCTAAAAAATACGGTATTCAATCAGTCTTCATTTGTCCGCCAAATGCAGATCAGGCAACGATCGAACGTATTGCACGTTTAACCGAAGGCTATACCTATTTGGTTTCTCGTGCTGGCGTGACCAGTGCCGAGAACCAAGCGCATGCTAAAAATTTAGATAATCTTATCGAATGCCTCAAGCGGTCAAATTCTGCGCCGATTTTGCAAGGCTTTGGAATTGCAAAACCTGAGCAAGTCAAAGAAGCGTTAGCACTTGGCTGTGACGGTGCGATCTCTGGCTCGGCGATTGTGAAAATTATCGAACAGAATTTAGATAACCAAACGCAATTACTTAGCGAATTAGCGGAATTTGTTAAAGTGATGAAAGCGGCAACTCGATAATTAAGGGCGATTTATAAAATAAAGACTACGCAGAATATAAATAATGATTTTTACGTAGTCTTTTTTATGAAATCTTATTTTCCACTTGACCCATACGTTAAATATACAAATAATTTACCTTACCTTACCTTACCTTACCTTACCTTACCTTACGGGTATTCCCTGTAAGATAATCATAAATTGAAATTTATAAAAAATAAATTTTATCACGACACGACCTGTCACTTTCACTTGCTAAAGTACATACAAATCAGCTTACTTTAGGATTTCCAATGGAAAATACCCATAACCATAAATTAGCAATGCGTTTAGGTGATATCCTTACTCGCCTGAATCAAGGTGAACGACT includes:
- a CDS encoding YcgN family cysteine cluster protein; this encodes MTNQLTPNFWQTKSLIEMNDAEWEALCDGCGKCCYRKYIQGRGKRERLYYTSVACNLLDVNNGRCTNYPNRFKIEQDCTKLTKKNLPDFGWLPKTCAYRLLYEGKSLFDWHPLISKDPQSVKKANILIPNGIHEKDVIDWFEFVIDEV
- a CDS encoding SDR family oxidoreductase, translating into MKTALVTGATAGFGLAICKLLIKSGYKVIGTGRRKERLAELHSQLGNNFLPLAFDVSDEEATTQALNNRPAGWQAVDLLVNNAGLALGLEPAYKTDLKDWYQMIDTNIKGLVTVTRLILPEMVERNSGHIINLGSIAGNYPYPGGNVYGGTKAFVKQFSLNLRADLAGTKVRVTNVEPGLCGGTEFSNVRFKGDDDKAAKVYENVNYVAPEDIANIVLWLNQQPEHVNINRIEVMPVAQTFSPLAVSRG
- the trpB gene encoding tryptophan synthase subunit beta, which translates into the protein MSNTLLNPYFGEFGGMYVPEILVPVLKQLEAAFVEAQNDPLFQAEFTDLLKNYAGRPTALTLCRNLTKGSKTKLYLKREDLLHGGAHKTNQVLGQALLAKRMGKTRIIAETGAGQHGVATALACAMLDLPCVIYMGAKDVERQSPNVFRMRLMGAEVIPVQKGSCSLKDACCEAMRDWAANYETTHYLIGTAAGPHPFPTMVREFQKMIGEETKRQILEKENRLPDAVIAAVGGGSNAIGMFADFIEEKSVQLIGVEPAGKGIETGEHGAPLKHGTTGIYFGMKSPIMQTKDGQIEESYSISAGLDFPSVGPQHAYLNATGRAEYVSISDQEALEAFQALAQHEGIIPALESSHALAYALKLITQNPDKEQLLVVNLSGRGDKDIFTVDKILNGGN
- the trpA gene encoding tryptophan synthase subunit alpha, producing MSRFDTLFANLKAKNEGAFVPFVTLCDPDFDRSFEIIETLIANGADALELGFPFSDPLLDGPVIQAANKRALDGSYSTDACFEMIAKIRSKYPEIPIGLLLCANLVFVPTQDVFFKRCAETGVDAVLIADVPVLAAEEFTQTAKKYGIQSVFICPPNADQATIERIARLTEGYTYLVSRAGVTSAENQAHAKNLDNLIECLKRSNSAPILQGFGIAKPEQVKEALALGCDGAISGSAIVKIIEQNLDNQTQLLSELAEFVKVMKAATR